CAAGTATGAGATTGCTTTGTCTCATAAAAGGAAGTGTTCCCAGGCTTTGAGTAGACACAGAATAAACTGGCCTCTGGCTGCTGAGTATTCCTTTTATCTTTGTAAAAATGTAGTAATTTTCATTCTAatttaaatgaattcattaaaCCCTTtggttagaaaaaaattatattgtaagACATTACTGACTGTTCTAATCCTGTTGAGTGTGCTAACTCTGATCTTCTGATTGAATTAGATCTTGATTTTGCCAGCCTTGCTCAAGGTTTTGCCCTGCTGAGGATGCCCAAGATGCCAGAATTGAGAGGAAAGCAGTTTCCAGATTTTGTGCCTGTGGACGTTAATACAGACACGATtccatttaaagataaaattagagaaaagcaGAGGCAGAAACTCCTGGAgcaacaaagaagagagaaaacagaaaatgaagggagaagaaaattcataaaaaataaagcttgGTCGAAGCAGaaggccaaaaaagaaaagaagaaaaaaatgaatgagaaaaggaaaagggaagaggtAAAGTTTAGTTTTACTTACATTAACTTAGAATCTTGAACAAATATTATTGTAGTCGTTCTTTAAATAGGAATTGTGTGGGGCTCTCAGATTTCTGTTACGTTGGTGACTAGGGCGGGGAATTTGCTGTATTTACGGAAGCCAATCTGAGAGCTTATAGTTCCTGAGTTAAAACTGCTGGTTTCACTAGAACACTATTGCTGAAAAATTTAGTAGTTTATTGGTTTTTTCTGTACTTAGGGTTCTGATATTGAAGATGAGGACATGGAAGAACTTCTCAATGACACAAGACTCTTGAAAAAACTTAAGAAAGGCAAAATAACTGAAGAAGAATTTGAGAAGGGCTTGTTGACAACTGGCAAAAGAACAATCAAGACAGTGGATTTAGGGATCTCAGATTTGGAAGATGACTGCTGATTCCAGTGCCACAGATGAACCCACAAGGGCATAGCTGTTCCCTAACTTGGTGGATGGCTCCAGTTTGCTTTTAATGGAAATCAAAACTTCAGGAGACATCTGAGAAGAATCATGTCTCTGAAAGCTGTCCTTTCAGACGAGGGAGAAATGCAGGATTTCACACTTGGGAATATTTTACTAAAAACATTCcagtcttggccgggtgcagtggctcctgcctgtaatcccagtactttgggaggctgaggcaggaggatcacttgagcccaggagttcaagaccagcctgggcaacacagccagaccctctcattaaaaacaacaaaacaattccAGTCTTGAAGTAGTCTAACAGaagaaaatgtacaattatttgaGTGTAAATAATAGATGTATTTATTTGTCATGGGTCCCATATTTAGAcctatgtacatattatatatatatgagttcttttttctgaggctattttagttatttttaatcataaaggtaCTGAAGTATTCTTGACTTCTGATTTTCAAAACCATTCCTTAGTATCTTTAGGCATCTGACCTCCTGAATGTCCCTGGCCCTGGGCTTCAGTTATCCTTTGATGCCCTGCAGAGGTGGCTAATGTGCTGGGGGTTTTTCTGTGTTAAGAATAgtcccagtattttttttttttggtgaacaGCTGAAAAACAGAGGCATTAAGTCATATTCCGGGAAAGAGAATTACAGTTTTTATGCCTTCTGTTGAATAAATGGTGTCCTGATTGCCTGGGTCTTAAGTGTGTAAATGTAGCTGGACAGTGTTTTCCCCTAGACGGCCTGGGTCAGCTTGCAGTATTGACACAACACATCAAAGTCTTTATCATAGAGTTTATTTGAAAAGATGCTGAAGTTGTTCccaagtataattttaaaaagctgtttagGACCCAAACATATTTAAACATCTCTTACACATACAGAACTTTAGTTTACAAATATTCCAGAAGGCATTTTCTTAAGCAGTGAGCCATGCAGAATACTGTTGCTAAATGTTTCTGCCCGCCTCATGTTCTCTTGGTACAGTTTTTCCTGTTTGGCTTGATCCTGCTGAGGAATGTGCTTACCACTGGAAGCCAGACGCAGATTCGGCAAGTGTTTCTTGCCTCTTACAAGGCACCGCGTGTAACGTCCTGACCAGCTGTTGGTCGTTTGTGGCAGAGGGGTGTGGCTGCTTTTCCCCTGCATCTCGCATGCTTTTGGCAGATCAGTCGAGTGCAGGGGAGGATGAGGAGAGATGGACTTGGGCTCATCTTTCATCAGTTAAGTAGTCAATTATCTAACTTGTATTTCTGGAAACTAAAAAGGAAAGTTTCTAGAAACCATAAGAACAATTTAGGTTGGGATTTAGAATAACTGACACATTTTTAGATGGGACTGAAATGAATACAAAAGGTTCTCCAAGATGTATGATTTTAAGTCCTTACTCCATAAATCTTCATTAAAACGCATCTCAGGTTTGGCCTGGCTCACTGGGGTGTCAAGCAGCTActcaccctgcctcagcctcaactACAGAAGCTGCACCTTGGCAGGAAAGGGCCCACAGGTTACAAATAGAGCTTGATGAGTTCATCGCTGACTGCTGAGGGTGTCAGCACGCCCAGGTCTGTAAACAGCAGAGTGATTAAGGAAGGGGCAGTGTAGTCGACCCACGGATGCTCCTCTTTGAGGTCTTGTCCAGTCTGTGCGACCTTGAGAGTATCTGCCTTATACTGAGGAGAGAAGTACACATTAGTCGGCACTGAATGTTTAGGGCTCCATACTGGTAGGGCCTTGGCGTGAGTGATCAGTGTGCTACTTCCTGAGACTGCTCTCTGAAAATGGGAGAAGCTAGCTATGCAGGACACTGGAGAGGAGGGCAGAGTTGTGGCCATAAGCCAGATCATGGCGGCGTGCTGGCCAAGAGCTGTAGTGTAACAAACTTAAATCACATGTCCCCTCATTCTCATGCCAGATTAACTTCTCCAGACCCCTCAAAGTATGATTGAGAGTCACAACAGACAGCTTGCAGCGTGCCAGGGACTGTGCTAAGACTATCTTAGAATCCTCATGACCCTGTCAGATACTGCTGTGCCATTtgacagacaaggaaacaggTTCAGAGGTTGAAGGGACTTGCCTCAACTCGCACAGTTTATAAGTTGTGGTGATGGGAGCTGACCTCAGTTGAGTCCAAAGCTGGGACTTACCCACCAGCTTCTGGCTTCCTCTCCACCCATCTATGGTGCTACTTAAAGAGACTGAAAGACTGAAATGCTAGGGACAAATGTGTGAGTCCAGCCACcaatttatctttgtattccaAGTGTTGCGGAAAGTAGCAATAGGAAGTGAAAAAACTACTGGAACATTCTTAGGACTACAATTTCCAAAAGTTTCCGTTTAGATGTTCGTACCCCTTCAAATATGTAAAACTCTTGCCTTAAACTTATCTGGGACGTCTTGCTGGTTTAGTGGAAAGAGTCGGACAAACTTGAAACTTTCTGCAACCGCATAGAAAGGTTTATTCTGTGCTTTGGCACACACAGCCATCTGGTTGGTTCCAATCTGGGAAGGCAGGAAATGGAATGGATGAGCTCTAGAGTGCATCCGAAGGAGAAGCCACAGAAAagcaggctgggctcagtggcgcacacctgtatcccagcattttgggaggccgaagcaggtggatcacctgaggtcaggagtttgagacccagctggccaacatagggaaaccccatctctactaaaaatatgaaaaattagctgggcgtggtggggtggggggcgcggcgcctgtaatcccagctactagggaggctgaggcaggagactcgcttgaacccggggggccggaggttacagtgagccaaggttgtgccattgcactccagcctgagcaacaagagtgaaactccatctcaaaacaaaaaaatttaaaaaaacaagtgttggcaaggatgtagagaaactggaacctttgctttgctagtgggaatgtaaagtagtgcagctgctgtggaaaatcaTTAGTTTCTCAAATATACAGTTATGTGACTCAACACTCTGcagacctccacctcccaggttcaagcgattctcctgcctcaacctcccaagtagctgggattacaggtgcccgccaccatgcccagctaattttttgtatttttagtagacatggggtttcaccatgttggctaggctggtgtcaaattcctgacctcaggtggtctgcctgcctcagcctcccaaagtgttgggattatgggtgtgagccaccacgcctggccttatgttatatatattttaactaaaaaaagCTTTCATGAAGCCTTTCTAAATTAAATAATGGAGAGAGAAATTGTAATAAAAAACGGAGGTCAAATGTgctcaattaaaatgaaaacaaacgacaggctggccacagtggctcacgcctgtaatcctagcactttgagaagtggAAGGGTTGCttcaggctaggagttcaagactgcagtaagctatgaccactgaactacactacagcctggccaacagagtgaacgtgtctctatttaaaaatatataaaatatttacatataaatacacatattttatacatacatactttatatgtaaatatacaaatagtattttaaaaataaatatttgtatgtttttattatgtgtatatatatgataaagaataaaatgtacacataaagaattaaaaaataaaaaccaaacccCAATTCCAATTCAAGCCaattttgtataaattaaatataaattacactttttttttttttttctgagacaggatctcaccatcgcccaggctggaatgcagtggtgtaatcataacTTACTgcaatctcaaattcctggactccagtgatacccctgcctcagcttcctcggCAGGTGGAACTACAGgtaagcaccaccacgcccagctaatttttctaattttttgtagagacagggtttcactatgttgcccaggctggtcttaaactcaaggcctcaagtgatcctcccaccctggcctcttgaattgctaggattataggtatcaGCCATCACACCTGACCAAATTACATTGTCTTCATTTATGCAGACCAacctaaaaagaagaaagatttgacCAAAACTGGACTGACCATTGCTATGAGTTATGGGAACTGGGCAACAACTCAATACACCATGATGAAGTCCTGAAGTGAAGGAGGGTTAGAAGGAACTGTAATCAACAACACTGCTGTGGTGTCCTAGGTCAGCAAGACACCTCCAAGTCTTGAGCGGGGAACTGGGGAGAACTGACGCTCTTACCTTGTTAATAATTCCTCCATTTTCAACAACTCCTTCGGCACCAACTATGACAAGATCTGCCTTCTCCATGATGTagctaaggggaaaaaaagcttttcatgctttattttcttgtctcTAACGAGTAGCATCATCATCTGCAAAGATCAATATTCCATTTCTATCAAGGTAAGTTCCTCCcataactactttttttttttaaagagcgcTTAACACACGATAGACCCCTGGCATTGTTACCAGGGGCGTTTTTTGTTCATGACACTACAATGAGACATACACTTCACACTGCCGCCCGGGGCATGCACACGTACATATGTGTGTAACTGAAGCAAGAATGTCCTGACACAGCAGTCATCTTTCCAAGTGTGGTATCCTCTACTTTCTGTTCTACTTCAGTTCaaaccaaacaaaattttaaaatctgatgtgatgcaatttaaaaatctttctttctttttttttttttgagacaaggtctcactctgttgcccacgctagagtgcagtggcatgatctcagaccAAACTTctacctcttaggctcaagtgatcctcccatttcagcctcccaggtagctgggaccacagcatacgctaccatgcccagctaatttctgtattttttttgtagagatgggtattgcccaggctggtgtccaactcctgcaCTCTAGCGATCCGCCTGTctcaggtatgagccactgtgcccaaactTAAGAATCTTTCTGGTAGGATGAAGGCCAATTTAGTTTCTAAAATGAGCAATTAGAAGAATTCCTCAAAATGCTTACTTTTGAACACATTCCTAATTTCCTTAATcatctattttgttttcattccaaGAGATCATTACTCTTGTTTTCTCTTGTGAAATACACTGACAATCCCAGGAACATGTGACCTTGGCTTTGCCACGGAAGCTGCATCTTCTAGGTGAGACAAAGCATCCCAGCATGCCACTGAGGACAGCCAGGTCTTCACAGAAACAGAGGCCCTGATTACCCTCTGCTGATCCCAACTGACCTTTGTACTTTGCTCTTAAATAAATGCATTCacactggccgggcgtggtggctcatgcctgtaatcccagcactttgggaggctgaggcgggcagatcacctgaggtgaggagttcgagaccagcctggccaacgtggtgaaaccccacctctactaaaaatacaaaagaattaacctggcatggtggcatgcaccagtaatcccagttacttgggaggctgagacaggagaatcacttgaacctgggaggcggagattgcagtgaaccaagatcgcgccactgcactccagcctgggtgacagggcaagactctgtctcaacaaacaaacaggccgggcatggtggctcatgcctgtaattccagcactttgggaggccaaggcgggcggatcacaaggtcaggagatcgagaccatcctggctaacacggcgaaaccccgtctctactaaaaaattagctggacatggtggtgggtgcctgtaatcccagctactcgggaggctgaggcaggagaatggcataaacccgggaggcggagcttgcagtgagctgagatccggcgactgcactccagcctgggtgacagagcaagactccgtctcaaaaaaaaaaaaaaaaaaaaaaaaaaaccccaaaaacaaaacaaaaacaaacaaacaaaaaaacgcacTCACACTTACAGCCATAAAGCTATAGACACAACTCCCACTCTGCCCAACATCCTACAGCTCTGTCTTCTTTGTATGCTATCACAGCCTCATAACAAGCTTGCTGGTTCAGGGCAGCTGTTAATTAAGAAGCAGGACGCTGCCTGCTGTGGTTTTATGAATGGGACTCAAACTTTCAATCTGAAAACCCTGCTGTGAGCcagtgtggggtgggggaggtgatTATGGCTGGGGAAGATGGGCACTCACCCGACAGCAGCATCTAGCACCACAGTGACAGGGACGTTGAGGTGGCAGAGGGCTTTAGCCATTTTCTTACTGAAGATGACATACATTTTTAGAATGTTAGAGGAAGTACAAGACAGTCCCACAGTGATGTATGATGAATCACTTAATGTGGACAGTGGATGTTTGCTTGAAACTCACATTAATACTAATGGGTTAAGGGGCAGATCCCAAGACTTTGGAGTAAGGAAACAAGAATTTGGGTTTTTTAGAAAGAAGTATTTTTGGAAAACTATACTCTTAGAGACTCTGGGTAAGAGATGTAAATtcaggaaaaaaggaggaagttttgcttttattatcgTCTAGAGAGAGGGAGATGTGAGTTACCTATTCCTTGACAAAAATCTTTCATCAATAAATCTCTGCTCTACCACAGCGTTAACTACTTAAGTGAAACCCCTAGATCCTATACTGTGACCTGCTgcaaattcagtgatttttattccaaaggcaggaaaaggtACAATGAAAGGCAATGCTGACTGCTGGCAAGTTGGGGGCACATTCTGGTTCTGATTCTGTTGGACTCTAATCTGCAGTTTGCTGTGTACGATGATGGCTGGGCACATAACTGAACAGAAAGGTACTTGCCCTGACAAATCAGGCTGTGACTCTGTGACGTATACACTAAATCGCTTCTTGGCCGCCACGGCTGCTTCCAGGACTCTCAGGACCACTCTGGAGTAGGCGTGAGTCAATATTGTCTGTGGACCAAGAAAGCTTCATCAAAGGGCCAGGCTCCTTGCTGCTCACTCACACCCTCTGCACTGCGGCGCGTGTTCCCGACACCCTAAGCGTCTCTGTACACTTTCTCACAAATCAACCACAACCGAAAGGAGACCTGATGGTACAGTTTCCATCCCATTTGCAAGCTGAAAAAGTTTCTGCCAGGTCTCACATCCCATAGCAGGTGCAGAAATGGAACTCCCACACAGTGTTACCCAAAGGATACAAAAGCCTGGATAGCTGAAGGCTCCATGAGGTTCCCTTAGGTTGGTTTCCCTATTTCTAAGACGTGGTTTGCACACTCAGGCCTACGGGAACCAGGTAGGTAGCAGAAGTCACTGCAGCAGGTTGGGTGGGGTCAGCAGCAAAGCAAAAAGGCTACGGaaggctgggtgtgctggctcacacctgtactcccagcattttgggaggccaaggttggaggactgcttgagcccaggagttcaaaaccagtatGGGCAACTtggcaataccccatctctacaaaaaataacaacaaaaaaaattagctggatgcagcggcatgtgcctatagtcccagctatttgggaggctaaggtggggggatcactcgagcctgggaggttgaggctgcaatgagccgtaatcatgccagtgtactctagtctgggcaacagattgagaccctgtctcaaaaagaaaaggctaAGGAGGGCCAGGACTCCTCAGCCCTAGCTGTCGTCATGTGGCCCCATGATTGCCAGACGAGGTGACAGTTTTGCTTACAGGGGCCAAAAATCCAATTTTGAAatgatggctaatttttttgaatttataaaCTGTTTGGGGTAATCACAACCTATCTGTGGCATGGATGCAACGTGTAGACACTTAcgcatcatttcttttctttcttgagccaaagtcttgctctgatgcctaggctggagtgcagtggagtgttcatggctcactgtagccttgacatcctgggctcaagtgatcctcccacctcagccaccccagtagctgggactacagatgtgcagcACTATgactagctaatttattttattttttgtagaaatagggccTCTCtccctatattgctcaggctagtgttgaattcctggcctcaagtgaacctctGGCTAAGATTACACACATAAGCCACTGCAGTGGGCCcataacctcttttctttctttctttttttttttttttttttcttggtgagacaggatctcactcctgttgcccaggctggaatgcagtggt
This sequence is a window from Theropithecus gelada isolate Dixy chromosome 11, Tgel_1.0, whole genome shotgun sequence. Protein-coding genes within it:
- the EIF2B1 gene encoding translation initiation factor eIF-2B subunit alpha isoform X2; protein product: MDDKELIEYFKSQMKEDPDMASAVAAIRTLLEFLKRDKGETIQGLRANLTSAIETLCGVDSSVAVSSGGELFLRFISLTSLEYSDYSKCKKIMIERGELFLRRISLSRNKIADLCHTFIKDGATILTHAYSRVVLRVLEAAVAAKKRFSVYVTESQPDLSGQKMAKALCHLNVPVTVVLDAAVGYIMEKADLVIVGAEGVVENGGIINKIGTNQMAVCAKAQNKPFYAVAESFKFVRLFPLNQQDVPDKFKYKADTLKVAQTGQDLKEEHPWVDYTAPSLITLLFTDLGVLTPSAVSDELIKLYL
- the EIF2B1 gene encoding translation initiation factor eIF-2B subunit alpha isoform X1, with product MDDKELIEYFKSQMKEDPDMASAVAAIRTLLEFLKRDKGETIQGLRANLTSAIETLCGVDSSVAVSSGGELFLRFISLTSLEYSDYSKCKKIMIERGELFLRRISLSRNKIADLCHTFIKDGATILTHAYSRVVLRVLEAAVAAKKRFSVYVTESQPDLSGKKMAKALCHLNVPVTVVLDAAVGYIMEKADLVIVGAEGVVENGGIINKIGTNQMAVCAKAQNKPFYAVAESFKFVRLFPLNQQDVPDKFKYKADTLKVAQTGQDLKEEHPWVDYTAPSLITLLFTDLGVLTPSAVSDELIKLYL